In Archocentrus centrarchus isolate MPI-CPG fArcCen1 chromosome 1, fArcCen1, whole genome shotgun sequence, the following proteins share a genomic window:
- the LOC115789394 gene encoding E3 ubiquitin-protein ligase TRIM39-like gives MPTTEPARLISSICLDVFTDPVSTPCGHNYCKTCITQHWNVNPRCQCPMCKETFDIRPQLRVNTFISEMVAQFRNEAQQKGNSSDQEAAKPGEIPSVWKLLFQEAFKMFSSRKTLKTSLPWCLLCLACLLGLYQLRKTEAGIQQMIQERRLKIEEIKESVKMSKDAADREKAEGVQVFTALMESAERGLKELIEEIEDKQETAEKQAEGFIKDLEQEISELMKRSSEVEQLSHSEDHLHLLQSFSSLKAAPPTKDWTKVSIHPSYEGTVVRAVAQLEERLRKEKKKLLAEAELKRVQQYAVDVTLDPDTANPALILSDDGKQVNHGDVWNNLPDNPERFTHYIAVLGTQSFSSGRFYFEVQVKGRTDWILGVATESISRNEEITGSPEEGLWLLGVGDGNEYTAYDDPSVSLSLQSAPEKVGVFVDYEEGLVSFYDVDAAALIYSFTGCSFTQKLHPFFIPGLSQSGKISAPLIISPVSPTV, from the coding sequence ATGCCGACCACAGAGCCGGCCCGCCTGATCAGTTCCATCTGTCTGGATGTGTTCACTGATCCAGTCAGCACACCATGTGGACACAACTACTGCAAAACCTGCATCACTCAGCACTGGAATGTTAATCCCAGATGTCAGTGCCCCATGTGTAAAGAGACTTTTGACATTAGACCTCAGCTGAGAGTCAACACCTTCATCTCTGAGATGGTCGCTCAGTTCAGAAATGAAGCTCAGCAGAAAGGCAACAGCTCAGACCAAGAAGCTGCCAAACCAGGAGAAATTCCTTCTGTCTGGAAGCTGCTGTTTCAGGAAgcctttaagatgttttcatcACGGAAAACTCTGAAGACCAGCCTGCCGTGGTGTTTGCTCTGTCTGGCATGTCTGTTAGGCCTATATCAACTTAGGAAGACAGAGGCTGGAATTCAGCAGATGATCCAGGAGAGACGACTGAAGATTGAGGAGATCAAAGAGTCAGTGAAGATGAGCAAagatgctgcagacagagagaaagcagaaggTGTTCAGGTCTTCACTGCTCTGATGGAGTCTGCTGAGAGAGGCCTGAAGGAGCTCATAGAGGAGATCgaagacaaacaggaaacagcagagaaacaggctgaaggtttcatcaaagatctggaacaggaaatctctgagctgatgaagagaagctctgaggtggagcagctctcacactctgaagaccacctccacctcctccaaagcTTCTCATCCCTGAAAGCTGCTCCACCCACCAAGGACTGGACAAAGgtcagcatccatccatcatatGAGGGGACTGTGGTGAGAGCTGTGGCTCAGCTGGAGGAGAGACtcaggaaagagaagaagaagctgcttgcTGAGGCTGAGTTGAAGAGGGTCCAGCAGTATGCAGTAGATGTGACTCTTGATCCTGATACAGCAAATCCTGCACTCATCCTGTCTGATGATGGAAAACAAGTGAATCACGGGGACGTTTGGAATAATCTTCCAGACAACCCAGAGAGATTTACACATTATATTGCTGTTTTAGGAACTCAGAGTTTCTCTTCAGGCAGGTTTTACTTTGAGGTTCAGGTTAAAGGAAGGACTGACTGGATTTTAGGAGTGGCCACAGAGTCGATCAGCAGGAATGAAGAGATAACAGGGAGTCCTGAGGAAGGTCTGTGGCTTTTGGGGGTGGGAGATGGAAATGAGTACACAGCTTATGATGATCCTTCAGTCTCTCTCAGTCTTCAGTCTGCTCCTGAGAAGGTGGGGGTGTTTGTGGATTATGAGGAGGGTCTGGTCTCCTTTTATGATGTAGATGCTGCAGCACTGATCTACTCCTTTACTGGCTGCTCCTTCACTCAGAAACTCCACCCATTCTTCATTCCTGGTCTTAGTCAAAGCGGTAAAATATCTGCTCCTCTGATCATCAGTCCTGTCAGTCCCACTGTCTGA